From the Hordeum vulgare subsp. vulgare chromosome 1H, MorexV3_pseudomolecules_assembly, whole genome shotgun sequence genome, the window GCTTGGTAAAGATCCACGCGGTGGTACGATATGGAAATGGAACAAATGACATCAATATTGATTATTGAACCAAAAACAGAGATAGCAAGACACTATGCATGATAAAACATAGGCATGCGACTGCTTGTAAACTCctgctccctccgttccataatgcAGTGCGCCCATGCTTTTCGAGATTCAAATTTGACCATAAATTTAACCAACGTGGGCGATTGTGGCGGGAGCAAAAATCATACCATTGAATTCGTATTCGAAAGAAGTTTTCAATGGTATATTTTTTGTTCCCGCCGCAGTCGTCCACGTTGATTAAATTTATGGTCGAATTTAAATCTCAAAAAGCTCGGGCACACTACAttatggaatggagggagtatcttGTAGTGGATCTGAAATGAGCTCAATTTTATGTGCTAGTTCAAGATCTACAAGGACAAATCAATTGAGGTAGAAAAATTCTCAAGGACAAAAAAAAGTAAGTAGATAGATGAAACTTACTGCCGCCTCCTTGGAAGCCATGACAACAATTGCTGaaccctttctctttgatttactagtcttgatcacaatatcttcAACCATGCCGAATTGCTTAAAGATCTCATCCAGCTTTGCTGCAGTGTAGTAATCTGCACCCCCTTCCCAAGAAACCTTCAAGATCTTACCCTTGTCCGTTTTTGGTCCATTCTCTGGAGTTCCACCCTTCTTATCTCCATGTGGCTAAAAGGAAAATAACCAAGTTGTGGTCAGTACTAGTACCAACATAAAAGGTACAGATCAACAAATCTCTTGCATAACCTTAAGATTTTATACTTTGAAGATAAGTACTCTTGATGCATTTCTGGGGAATATTAGTCTGTTTGCAGGTACACTTAAAAAAAATCACCCACAGTATGAAAGTATATACTCTGTTTGAAGGTTATCCGCAATGGTACAGGCAGTTAGTTACATATTGTTCCACCTTCCTTTGCAAGGCTACAATTGCAAACCCTATCCCTCTTaagttgtactccctctgtaaactaatataagatcgtttagattactaaaatagtgtcctaaatgctcttatattagtttaggcATCATTTTGGTCTTTATTTACATGCACCGTCTAAAGCTAACTTCGGGGCAAATGGTTACGAAACCATGAAGCAGAATACTAATTCAGAAGTACGCTAGCTGGATGAGAGAATACTAATTCAGAAGTACGCTAGCTGGATGAGATCTTTAAGCAATTCGGCACAGTTGAAGTACGCTAGCACGAGGCAGGCAGCAATTATAAGTGCAGcaagagcacatcgctatcaatcCTACACGAAGAGACGAAGGAATTGGATAGAGACATTACCGGAGTCGAAGCAGAGCCAGAGACGCCGGACTTCTTGGCAGCGAAGAACTCATCGAGTTCGCGCTTGACGTCGGCAGCCTTCCGCTTGTCCTCTCGCCTGGCCAGCTCGGCGGGGTCGACGGCGGGGCCTCCTCCGGCGGCGAAGGCGCGCTCGCGCTCCTCTAGGTCGGACACGGCCTTCCGCCGCTTGACCCCGGTGGCAGCGGCGCGGGCGGCGGCCTCGCGGCGGCCACGGAGGCGGGCATCGAACTGACGGCGGAGGGACTCATCCCGGAGAAACTTGTACGAGCTGGCGAGGCTCTGGAAGTCGGCGGTGGCGTTGGGGTCGTCGGGGCGCTTGTCGGGGTGCCGGAGCCGCGACTGCGTCCGGTAGGCCTTCTCGATCTGCTCGACGCTCAGCGCCGCGCCCTCCTCGCCGGACGGCAGGCGGAGCACCTCGTAGTGGTCGACGTCGTCCCCCTCCTGCCCCATCGCCGCCATGGCGGAACCGACCGCGATTCGGCGAAAGAGGGAGCGCCCCTCAGATGCGGGGACGCGTGACTACGAGGCGCTGCTTCGTCGGCGAGCGGTGAAGAAGCCGCGAAGTGTCGACGGGGGCGGCGTCGGTGCCGGGTGGTGGGACGGGGGAGCAAGGATGCGAGGGCGTCGGCGGCGGAGACCCTGGGCGACTGGAGGCGGTGAGGCGGGGGGAACGGGAGGCGGTGCGTCAGGCTCAACCTCCTGACGCCTGAAATATGAAGACATCTGAAAGTGTTCAGACTTCAGACCCTACCTGCAAGTGTTCAAAAATTCAGAACGTTCCGAACAGAGGAAGATTAAGAACATGCGAGATGTGATATTTCAGCGTGGTGATGGACATCCACTGGTTTGGCCAAGCGTTTGATTTTTCGTCGCAGAGGAAAGAGATTTGATGTTTCAATTCCATGAGAACGGCCTCACATCATGCAAACCCTATCTTGAGGGTGACTGAACCTGCAATTCTGTTCATATTTTGGACGCTGGTTCTAAAGCATATTGGACAGAAATTTTGTTATGAATGTTGTAGTGTAAATTGGATATGAATCTTGTAGTTTTTGCTATGAATGTTACAAGTGCCATATGTTACTTTTTCTATGAGTATATAAGAATTTCAGGACGAAAGGTTCTATGTTCCACTCTTATCTTTCCTAATCCCATCTCATCTTTGTCTAATGGTGGACGTAAATCAGAGGGTCCTTTTTTACCAATGTACACATATGACATACTCGTTGGGTTTTGATGCTCGATGATGACACTTTACGCGCATCACACGGTACATGAGTCATTTTTCTTTTGTCTTAATTTTTGGTTTTTATCCACCAAATTTTATACGTGGGTTCTTGAATTTTGGCAATAAAATTAAATTTATGTGTTCATGAAAATTGATTATAAAATAGGAAATAATATATTTATCTAGGTTTTGAAAGAATAACTTGGACCTGGATGTCCTTTCCAATCCTTAGCTGATGACTTTTATCCTATCCAGTTATGTACACCCTACAAACCATCTGTGATTATTACATGATCGGTTAGGATGAGGAGTGTTTATGTGTTCAATGGAACGCTGTTTAGTCCGAGTTATCCTTTTGCAAAACTAGCTATATGAGCAAATCTGCACCACTGTAAAGGCTTGCCAGCTATGATGGATATAAACAAGACCAATTGCTTTCAGTATATGATTGACCTATGTCGTCAAGAAAACTAGTGGATGGAAATAAAAACTATTATCCACCGGGGGGAGGAAATTCCCCTTTCGTCTCTTGTACAAGTTTCCATTTATCTTATGTGTGTCTTAAAAATTCCTAAACAAACATGCAAACGAATCACTGGCGTGATGGGACGATGAGGACAATCATAAGAAAATGCACTAGAtggtgtaggatcaaaagtatgtccagAGGGGGATAATTAAACAACTTGACTGAATTAAAACTtaacattttcccaattttaatagtAGGCAGTTTTCAGCAATTGTATCAAGTCAAgcaacaccctacacatgcaagtctaagagttgaGCAATGGAAAATAGAGACATTGCATATGAAAGTGAAGGAGGGATCGAAGAAATCAAACACAATGAACACGGTGCTTTTGGTGTGTTTCTCATAGGtgatgctatcatacgtccacgttgatggagacttcaatccacATAGGTAACGGTTGTGCGAGTCCACAcaaggctccacccacgaagggtccacaaagaagcaaccttgtctatgccatcatggcttacgtccacgaaggactagcctcactcggatagatcttcacgaagtaggtgatctccttgcccttacaaacttcttggttcaatttcacacgatttggaggctctcaagcgacacctaaccaatctagaagaCACCActcttcaaaaggtaatagatggtgtgttgatgatgaactccttgctcttatacttcaaaagatagtctcctcgacacTCAATTACTTTCTCGCAAAAAAATGCCTTGGTAGAAGAGGattattgggtggaaagcaacttgaggaGGCTATAAATCAAGGATCTATTGGTTGGAGTGGAATCCCTTAATCTCAACAcacgagtaggtggttctctcttgggAAATGAGTTGTGAAAGTGAAGTTTCGTTCTGATGGCTCTCTTCAGAGTAAGTGGTGATCGAGGGGTGTATATAGCCTTcaccaaaaatccaactgttacaattttaatggccaactcggtgacaccataatataatctcggtggtaccgactagtgcaaaaggcTGCAGCTTTTGGCTTTTCAGTAGGATCGACAAAAATAACTCGGTGGGACCGATTCGGTTCAACTTAGGCAGTCCCAATGACTCAGAGGTTACGATCGTTTCATCTCGGAGATTCCAAGATTAATACAATCGACTCCAGCAAGTTGGTCACTGCTTTTCGATTTCACCGAACGCAGTCTTGGTACCATCGAGAAGTTAGGGTTTGGCTTAGGGCTCTATCATAGGtaaatcggtggaaccgaaaggAAAACTTCGGTGTACCCGATTTGGCTTTAGGGTTTTGGAGAGAAATTATGTGAGAATGTTGTTGAGAATCTTGGGTGgaaaatctctaagcacttgcgcAACCAGGTCATCATCAATACATATTTCCCCCTTAATAGTAttgcctttcctatggactcaatgtgATCAAGATCACTTAAACAAAATGTGGAGTCTTGAAGCTTTTGCCAATATATATCCTTTGCATCGTAAGGGTTCCACATCACATATTGTAGCCATGCCAAACTCATCTGAAATGTACTTGATTGAAATATTAGTTTaatgacatatatgttgttattaattaccaaaaccaccaagggattaAATGCACTTTCAGATGGCTTGATGGAAAATATGTGATGCATAAAGCCAAGGAGTATGTGTTTTTGTGATATCCGTTGTTGCATTCTGACGATACTGGTAAAACAAGATTGGCGACTTCTTGACAATCCAAATTCTTTATATGCCATAATTATGAAAGCTAgtgaaagaaaaactaaaaagggGGTCCTCTTTTATGTGCCAAAGTATTATGGTGGTGGTTAGTTCTCTAAAGCACAATTATATTTGGAGAGTTGGTAATGGAGATAATGATGATTTTCGAGAGGATGTGTGGATCCCAAATTGTGTTAGTTGGAGAGTTATCACGCGCGTGGGGGGGGGGTCTTTTGTGTAAGGTTCGTGATCCGACTAACCCAAGTAACAATAGTTGCGATGAGAAGATGGTTAGACAAACATTTGATGCCTAGTGGTGCACAACGAGTCCTCATGATTCCTCTTCCCTTGCATTGATATTTCTGATTTTATTGTGTGAAAATGCACAAAAAAGTATTTTCAATGTTTGTTCTACTTATTTCGTGGAATTGTCTTGCCAACATTGGAGGAAACACATACGAACTAATGGGATGGGACAAATCAATCTTAATTCTATCTGGTGTAGGATATGGAAACTTTCTTGTCCAGTCAAGGTTAAAAACCCGATGTATGTTGCATGAAACTCTCCCTTGCCGTGTTACGCTTGCAAATAAACACTTGGAAGTTTCACCCTTGTATCCTTGTTGTTCGAAGGTACCACCATAGGAGATAGACCACATGTTGTTTAATGTCATAAAGCTAGGAGGTCTAGAGAATATTAGGATTGGATGAAGTGGTTAAACATGCTTGTGAATTTGATCATGTTGGTGAGGTTGTCCTTgagttttcattccatttggcgtATCATAATATGTGTATTTTGGGTCTTCATAATGTTCTTGAGTAGATCGCCATCACCTTTGGTACATGTGGTGGGAAACCCATAAGATAGTTCATAAGGAGAGTACTTAAGATGTTTGGGGATTCGTGCTATAACGACAAACTATATTATGACTCTTCCCCATAGGCTTCCCTAAAGAAAGGGGGTGGACCCGTCCTCCTACGGGGTTTGTTAAACTAGATGTTGACTTATATTTTATCAAGACCTTGTGAGGGGcttagtgataacccacaagtgtaggagatcgtgtgtagccttttttgataagtaagagtgtcgaacccaacgaggagctaaaggtagaattcatattatctcaagttcGACCGAccatcaatacaactctacgcatgctaaCGCTCACTGTACCTAgaacaagtactccctccatcacagtatatTGGGCGTATCTTCAAAACGATATTTTTTCACAATTAGAAGGAAATAAGGCGTGTGGCATTAATTAGCCTATTGATTGAGGTGTTTTGGAAACCGTCTCCACCAATGCATGTGAGGAAGTCACTCGTTTAGTGGACGGGGAGTTACTAATGCGTCAGTTCTGCATTTAATTAGGCGCTTTTACAGCTCGTCGGCTCAGTTTTTCGTACCAATAGAAAAACATCTAGGTCCGAGAGCCCTGTGAGATACGCCCAatatactgtgatggagggagtatgaaactactttgcaggaaggaaactagaagtacttagtaggtgtaatagatagttttataAGGTAATAAATAACAAGTAAATAAAGTTAGGGGTTGTTAAATAAATATTAATTAAGTTAGTTTTTGGTAGAAAGCCTTTTGTAGTGCAAGATAAAGATTgtacataggcaattgaatataatatGATAGGTActtgtcatatgcaatgagggagagacatacactaacacacttttcatacttggatcatatgcacttatgattggaaatcTAGCAAACATctcttgggttacgtagcataaattcaaatttttcctacgcatattcagatcttcctatggagagaccagtaacgagagaggggtaagagcatcttcatacctttgaagatcgctaagcggaagcgttgctagaacgcggttgacggagtcgtactcgcagcgattccgatctagtgccgaactacggcacctccgcgttcaacacacgtgcagcccggtgacgtctcccgcaccttgatccagcaaggaggagggagaggttggggaagaactccagcagcacgacggcgtggtgtcgatggagagacgaggtctcccggcagggcttcgccaagcaccggcagagaggaggaggaagaagggcagggctgcgccgagggagagggagaagtctgtctcccaagggccaaaacccctctctatttataggaggagggggaggggctgtgccacccctagggttccctccctaggggtcggcggccaccagatgggaaaggggggcggcggctagggtgggagggggtggcgcaccacctggtgggcctaaggcccacatgcgcctagggttgccccctctccccaccacttgcgcattgggctgggtgtgggaggcgcaccagcccacctaggggcaggttccctcccgcacttggcccatctagcctcttggggtcgttgcccccattcgatggacccccggggccacctccggtggtcccggtgttcccggtacgttatcggtgacgcccgaaacacttctggtgtccaaaaccatcagtcctatatatcaatctttacctccggaccattccggagctcctcgtgacgttcgggatctcatccgggactccgaacaactttcagtaacctcgtataacaattccctataaccctagcgtcatcgaaccttaagtgtgtagaccctacgggttcgggagacaagcagacatgaccgagacacctctccggccaataaccatcagcggggtctggatacctatggtggctcccacttgctccacgatgatctcatcggatgaaccacgatgtcaaggattcaatcaatcccgtatacaattccctttgtctgtcggtatagaacttgctcgagattcgatcgtcggtatacctataccttgttcaatctcgttaccggtaagtctctttactcgttccgtagcacgtcatcgtgtgactaactccttagtcacattgagctcatgatgatgttctaccgagtgggcccagagatacctctccgtcacacggagtgacaaatcccgatatcgattcgtaccaacccaacagacactttcagagatatccgtagtgcacctttatagtcacccagttacgttgtgacgtttgatacacccaaagcactcctacggtatccgagagttgcacaatctcacggtcgaaggaaaagacacttgacattagaaaagctttagcatacgaaaaatacgatctagtgttatgcttaggattgggtcttgtccatcacatcattctcccaatgatgtgatcccattatcaatgacatctaatgcccatgatcaggaaaccatgatcatctattgactaacgagctagccaactagaggcttgctagggacacattgtgatctatttattcacacatgtattactgttttcctgttaatacaattatagcatgaacaatagacgattatcatgaacaaggaaacatgataataaccattttattattgcctctagggcatatttccaacagtctcccacttggactagagtcaataatctagttacattgtgatgtatcgaacacccatagcattatggtgttgatcatgttttgctcgtggaagaggtttagtcaacgggtctgcaatattcagatccttgtgtactttacaaatatctatcactccactctagacatggtcctggatggagttgtagcggcgtttgatgtgcttcgtcttccgatgaaacctgggctccttggctatggcaatggccccagtgttatcacagaagagcgtcattggacccgacgcgcttggaaccactccaaggacggtgatgagctccttcatccaaattccttcatgagctgcttttgaagcagctatgtactccgcttcacatgtagatgctgccacgacttctt encodes:
- the LOC123441089 gene encoding pre-mRNA-splicing factor cwf23-like, with product MAAMGQEGDDVDHYEVLRLPSGEEGAALSVEQIEKAYRTQSRLRHPDKRPDDPNATADFQSLASSYKFLRDESLRRQFDARLRGRREAAARAAATGVKRRKAVSDLEERERAFAAGGGPAVDPAELARREDKRKAADVKRELDEFFAAKKSGVSGSASTPPHGDKKGGTPENGPKTDKGKILKVSWEGGADYYTAAKLDEIFKQFGMVEDIVIKTSKSKRKGSAIVVMASKEAAQTALKNHSVYNVFPVPLFVASVQESGGLPARSTQTPEPRTSNIDGTGFSDLEASVFQKLQEAQKRKKCG